The sequence GTGGCGTGGCAGGCCTGGACGACCGAGCGGCTGATGGGGATGGCCCGGGTCGGGTTGTTCCCTCTCTACGCCAGTCTCTTCACGCCGGTGTGGTTGCGGCTGCTGGGCGCCAAGGTGGGACGCGGGGTGGAGGCCTCCACCGTGCTCGCGCTGCCGGCGATGACCACGGTCGCCGACGGGGCCTTCCTGGCCGACGACACCATGGTCGCGACGTACGAGCTGAGCCACGGGTGGCTGCGTGTCGCCCCGGCTCGCATCGGTAAGCAGGCATTCCTCGGCAACTCAGGAATGGCGGCGCCCGGGCGTTCGGTGCCCAAGCGCGGGCTTGTCGGGGTGTTGTCGTCGGCGCCGTTCAAGGCGAAGAAGGGCTCGTCGTGGCTCGGCGCGCCGCCGATGCCGCTGCGCCGGACGGTGGAAGCCGCCGATACCAGCCGCACCTTCGACCCGCCTTTCCGGCTGAAGCTGGCCCGCGCCGCGATCGAGCTGTGCCGAATCGTTCCGGTGATGTGCGCCGGCGCCCTGGCGGTCGGCGTCCTGGCCGCACTCGCTCTCGTCTGGCGGGCCGCCGGGTGGTGGGCGGCCGCGCTCGGCGCCGGGCCGGTGCTGCTGGGTGCGGCGATCGTCGCCGCCGCCCTCGCGACGGCCGCGAAGTGGCTGCTGGTCGGGCGCTTGCGGGTCACCGAGCGCGCGCTGTGGACCTCCTTCGTGTGGCGCAACGAGCTCGCGGACACGTTCGTCGAGGTCCTTGCCGCACCGTGGCTGGTCCGCTTCGCGACCGGCACGCCACTACTGACGGCGTGGCTGCGCACGCTCGGTGCGAAGATCGGCCGGGGCGTGTGGCTGGAGACCTACTGGCTGCCCGAGTACGACCTGGTGCGCCTCGGCGATGGCGCGACGGTGAACCGCGGTTGTGTGGTGCAGACCCACCTGTTCCATGATCGTGTGATGAGTATGGACGAGGTGACAATGGGCGCGGGTGCCGCGCTGGGCCCGCACGGCATCGTTCTGCCGGGCGCGAGCATCGGCGCGCGGACCACCGTTGGGCCCGGTTCGCTGGTGACCCGCGGCGACGCCGTACCCTGCGACAGCCGGTGGTGGGGCAATCCGATCACCACCTGGCCGGCGCCAGCGGCACGGTCGGCATGAATCCGAAGGTGTCGGCGTCGAGCGGCGCAACGCCCGGCGCCGGCCGCTCCGGCGACTCCTACCTGCCCGAGCACGGCAACGGCGGCTACCGGGTGCTGCACTACGACCTGGACCTCGACTACCGGGTCGTGTCGAACCGCCTCGGCGGCCGGGCGGACATCACCGCGGTGGCCGTCCAGTCGCTGTCCCGATTCACTCTCGATCTCGGTCGGCTCCGCGTCCAGGACGTCCGGGTGGACGGCCGCCCGGCGAAGTACCTGCACCGCCCGGACAAACTGCAGATCAAACCCGAGCGGCCGATCGGCGCCAACGACACCTTCCGGGTGGAGATCCGGTACGCGGGAAAGCCGGTGCCCATCTCCGGCCGCTGGGGCGAACTCGGGTGGGAGGAACTCACCGACGGGGTACTTGTGGCAAGCCAGCCGAACGGATCACCGTCCTGGTTCCCCTGCGATGACCAGCCCGGCGCCAAGGCCACCTTCCGGGTGGCAGTCACGACTCCCTCCCCGTACACAGTTCTGGTGACCGGTGATCCCGTGCTCCAGCGGCGGGGCGCGAGCGGCACCACCTGGGTGTACGAACGGCGCGAGCCCACCTCGCCATACCTGATGAGCGTCCAGATCGGACGCTACGAGATGGTTGATCTGGCTGTCGGTGCGGTGGCGCAGCGCGCGGCGATCCCGCCTGCGTTGCGCAGGAACGTCGCCCACGACTTCGGCCGACATGGTGAGATCATGTCGGCGCTGCAGCGGCTCTTCGGGCCGTACCCCTTCCGGGAGTACGTCGTCGTCGTCACCGACGACGACCTCGACGATCCGGTCGAAGCGCAGGGCATGGCGGTCTTCGGGCGAAACCACGTCGACGGGCGGCGCACGCACGAGCGGCTGATCGTGCACGAACTGGCCCACCAGTGGTTCGGCAACAGCCTCACCGTGGCGGACTGGCGGCACATCTGGCTCAACGAGGGCTTCGCCACGTACGCCGAGTGGCTGTGGTCCGGCGTCTGCGGTGAGATGTCAACAGACGCTCTCGCCGCGCAGTGGTACGCGTGGGTCGCGGCTCGCCCGCGCCACGTCGTCGTCGCGGACCCCGGCGTCGACCGGATGTTCGACCCGCTGGTCTACAAGCGTGGCGCGCTGACGGTGCACGCCCTGCGGAAGAGGGTCGGCGACGAGACGTTCTTCACGCTCCTGCGAGCCTGGGTCGCCGAGCACCCACACGCGACGGTGACGACCGAGCAGTTCCGTCTGCACGCCCAACGCTTCGCCCGCGAGCCCCTGGACGGTCTGTTCGGTGCCTGGCTCGACAGCCCGACGTTGCCCCCGCTACCTCGCTGAGCACATGACACGACCATGACGCGAGACCGAATGCCGGTCCCGGAACGACCGCCGCAGCCACCTGCGGCCGGCACGCCGTTCCGGGACCGGCACCTCGGAGGTCAGGGCCGGAGCCACCAGGGGCTGGTGTAGGCCACCGCGAAGTCGTTACACGGGTGACCGGCTGGGCCGGGGGTGCCGTTGGGCAGGGACGGGTCGGAGATCCGGAGTACCACCCAGTCGCCGTCGGCGACGTTGAGCGGCACGGTGAAGTCCGTGACCTGACCGTTGACGGTGTCAATGACGTCGACGACGGTCGGCGCCGAGGTGCCGGGGCGGAGGACCTGGATCCGCAGGGGCTTGCCGTCCCAGGCCGCGCCGCGGTCGAGGTCCAGCAGGAACCGGACGTCGCCGGAGGTCACGTTCAGGACCCCGCCCATGCGTACGCCATTGGCGGTGGCGTCCACCCGCAGCCCGGAGACGCGCGTGGCGAAGGAACGACGGGCGGCCATCGCCTCGAACACCGCCGCGCGGGTGTTCTCGGCGACCCACAGGCCGCTGCGTCCCTTACCTTCGTGGAAGCCCCAGGTGGTGCCGTGCTCGTCGGTGACACCGGTCAGCGCCGGCCGCCAACCGGCGTTCAGGCACGCCACCAGCGGTGACGTCATACCCGACGACCAGCCTTCGAAGAGGAAGTCGTCGGTCCGGTTGAACATCTCCAGCCCCGCGAGCTGATCGCGGGCCGAGGCGTTGAAGGAGAAGTTGTTGAACCGGCCCGCCTCACGACCGGGGTGATTGAAGCTCGCCAGCCCCCCGGGCCGGCCGGTGAGCCAGTTGTACAGGCTGCCGGGGCTGCCGGCCCGCAACAGGTCGGCGAAGTCGGAGGTGTTCCAGACGTTGATGTGCCCCTGCAACGGATGCGACCACTCGAACCCGCGGATCGCGGTGAACTGACCGGGATCGTTGGCCGCGTTGGCCAGGTCGCCGGTGGTCCGCCACTCCGACGAGCTGAGCCCTTCGATGGAGAAGAGCGTCGCATGATCGGTCAGCGCGGCGACGTCCAGGCCGGCCTCGCGCATCGAGGCGAACGCGGCCTCGGCACTGCCGTCGCCGTCCGACATCACCGTGTGGTTGTGCATGTCCGTGTGGACCAACATCGTGCCCTGGGTGATCCGAGATGTCCGGCCGGCACCGGTCGGGGCGCCGGCCATCGTCGTGTTGGCCGCCCGGGCCGAGGTCGGTAGCGCGGCCAGCATCAGCGTCCCGCCGGCACCGGCCAGAAGCGCCCGTCGGCCGAAGCCTGCGGGGACCTCGACCTGGCCGTACGGCACGCCGTCGTCGGATCCATGATCGTGATGGCAGTGATGCGGGTGATGTCCAGTCATGAATACATAGGCGTTGATGGAGCTGGCTGAGACGTCACACCCAGTCGTCGGTCAGGCGAACAGTGCGGTACGCCTCGTTCTGCATCGGCCGAAGCATGGATGGGAGTGGAGAGCGGCCGGCAAGCGCGTGCTCTTTGACGCTTATTGCCGGCCGTTCGGTTCGACCGTCTGGTCGCCTGGTCCAGCACGTCGGTGAACGCTCGACGGTGTCCCGCGAAAGGCTCTAACCTAACGGCTCGGAAAACGGCGGGGAACGGAAGGTAACGCGATGAGCGACGTGACGGTCGACGTCGACACCACCACCGACGGCACCCTGGTCATCCAACCGCATGGCACGCTGCACGCCGAGGATGCCGTCGAGCTACGCCAGACCCTCGTGCGAGTCCTTCGACGGATCCGCCCACTGCGGCTGGTCCTCGACCTCCATGACCTGGACGACCTGGACGGGATCAACCTCGGCACCCTCGCTACAGCCTGTCAGCTCGGCGACGATCACCAGGTCGTCGTCTTTCTCGACCACTCCTCCCCATCCATCGCCGAACGCCTCGCCGCCGCCGGTGTCCCCAGACACCGCCTTCGGCATATCGGTGTCCCGTTTCAAGCCGGCCCGACTGGAAACCCTTGAAGCCGGCTATCAGCATGAACAACCCCGTTCACTCACCGTCGCGCGGTGCTGGCGCAAGCAGCCGCAAGGGCGCGACATCGGCCAGTGGTTCAGCGTCGGGGCTGGGTACGGTTCGGGGCAGCAGCGCGGCGAGACCGGCGCGTGTGGCCAGCACGATCAGCCGGTCGGTGCGGACCAGTGGCCGACGTTCCGGCAGCGACCAGATGGTCTGTCCCGTCCGACCGGTCCGCACCGCGATCACCCACACTGCGCCCGGCTGGTTGACGTCGTGGCAGTACCGCCCCTCGAGTTCGGACCCGGCGCCGACGGGGAACTCGGCCACCAGCAACACCCGGCGGCCGACCGAGATGGTGTCGATGACCTGCTGGCCCATCATGGCGGCTGCGAACGCCGGCGCTGCCAGGGATGAGACGCTACGTGACTCGTCAATGTTCAAAATGCGCTGCGTGCGCTCCGCAAAGCCGTCGTCGAACAGCCGTAACACCACCCGCAATGGGGGCCTGACTGCTGCCGACCGCGCTCGGTCCGCCTCATGCGAGGCCCGCCCGGACAGGGCGGTCTCGAGGTTGGTGACATCGTCGTCGGTCAACACCACCAGCGCCCGGCTGGTGTGTACGGACGCGGCCCGCAGTGTCTCGGGGCGGGTCGCGTCGCCGACGATCACCGGCAGACCCAGCTCACGGGCGACACCGATGCCTCGGGCCGACTCGGTGCGGTCGACGGCGACCACTGAGACGCCGGCGGAATGCAGTTCCTCCAGGACTCTGGTGCCGATGTTGCCGAGTCCCACCAGTACGACGTGGTTGTCGATCGGCTCGATCATGCCGCCAGCGGCGACCGTCAGCCGGGCGCGCACCAGCGAGTCGACCACCAGGGCCGTGACGGTGGGAAGTAGCGCCATCCCGGTGCTCACCAGGACCACTGCGGTCACCTTTTCGATGAGCGGTGCGGCGGAGTCGACGTCGGCGGCTCCCATCGCTGTCAGCAGCGTCAGGTAGACGGCTTGCGCGAGGTTCACGCCGCGGGTGTACGCCAGCAGGACGCTGGCCGCGGCGAGTAACGCCGCCGTGCCGATCAAGGCCAGTCGCAGATTACGGCTGAACACCAAGCCGAGGGCCCGAAGCAGGCGCGGCCTTCGACGCGGCGGGTCCGTTCGGGGCCGCCCGTATGCGCGGACAAGTACCAGGTCTGCCGAGTCCTGGTCCGCTGGAAGGACGACCGGCTCCGTGCCGGTCGTGTCG comes from Micromonospora vinacea and encodes:
- a CDS encoding M1 family metallopeptidase; amino-acid sequence: MNPKVSASSGATPGAGRSGDSYLPEHGNGGYRVLHYDLDLDYRVVSNRLGGRADITAVAVQSLSRFTLDLGRLRVQDVRVDGRPAKYLHRPDKLQIKPERPIGANDTFRVEIRYAGKPVPISGRWGELGWEELTDGVLVASQPNGSPSWFPCDDQPGAKATFRVAVTTPSPYTVLVTGDPVLQRRGASGTTWVYERREPTSPYLMSVQIGRYEMVDLAVGAVAQRAAIPPALRRNVAHDFGRHGEIMSALQRLFGPYPFREYVVVVTDDDLDDPVEAQGMAVFGRNHVDGRRTHERLIVHELAHQWFGNSLTVADWRHIWLNEGFATYAEWLWSGVCGEMSTDALAAQWYAWVAARPRHVVVADPGVDRMFDPLVYKRGALTVHALRKRVGDETFFTLLRAWVAEHPHATVTTEQFRLHAQRFAREPLDGLFGAWLDSPTLPPLPR
- a CDS encoding CehA/McbA family metallohydrolase; amino-acid sequence: MPYGQVEVPAGFGRRALLAGAGGTLMLAALPTSARAANTTMAGAPTGAGRTSRITQGTMLVHTDMHNHTVMSDGDGSAEAAFASMREAGLDVAALTDHATLFSIEGLSSSEWRTTGDLANAANDPGQFTAIRGFEWSHPLQGHINVWNTSDFADLLRAGSPGSLYNWLTGRPGGLASFNHPGREAGRFNNFSFNASARDQLAGLEMFNRTDDFLFEGWSSGMTSPLVACLNAGWRPALTGVTDEHGTTWGFHEGKGRSGLWVAENTRAAVFEAMAARRSFATRVSGLRVDATANGVRMGGVLNVTSGDVRFLLDLDRGAAWDGKPLRIQVLRPGTSAPTVVDVIDTVNGQVTDFTVPLNVADGDWVVLRISDPSLPNGTPGPAGHPCNDFAVAYTSPWWLRP
- a CDS encoding STAS domain-containing protein, which translates into the protein MSDVTVDVDTTTDGTLVIQPHGTLHAEDAVELRQTLVRVLRRIRPLRLVLDLHDLDDLDGINLGTLATACQLGDDHQVVVFLDHSSPSIAERLAAAGVPRHRLRHIGVPFQAGPTGNP
- a CDS encoding potassium channel protein, coding for MVAATLSLVVYHSPVSEDTRQGSTAEPARQRFVVCGDGAVARRLVTELIDRYGVAVTVVLPALSDHQAPDFADLALEFNVAEGQPEIVMARRLTGEVLDQAGVREAAAVAFVGVDDVTNVDAAMITRELAPDVRLVVRLFNPVLGEGVAAMLGDCAVLSGSEIAAPAFVAATLGDATPTYLRMPDGELLRSAMRGAVDPAGAEVVCGLADTTGTEPVVLPADQDSADLVLVRAYGRPRTDPPRRRPRLLRALGLVFSRNLRLALIGTAALLAAASVLLAYTRGVNLAQAVYLTLLTAMGAADVDSAAPLIEKVTAVVLVSTGMALLPTVTALVVDSLVRARLTVAAGGMIEPIDNHVVLVGLGNIGTRVLEELHSAGVSVVAVDRTESARGIGVARELGLPVIVGDATRPETLRAASVHTSRALVVLTDDDVTNLETALSGRASHEADRARSAAVRPPLRVVLRLFDDGFAERTQRILNIDESRSVSSLAAPAFAAAMMGQQVIDTISVGRRVLLVAEFPVGAGSELEGRYCHDVNQPGAVWVIAVRTGRTGQTIWSLPERRPLVRTDRLIVLATRAGLAALLPRTVPSPDAEPLADVAPLRLLAPAPRDGE